The genomic segment AGTTTCACCCCCCCGATTCTGACGGCGGGAGGGAGTACGGCGCTTGGGGCATCCTTGACGCTGCTGGATCAGGCGCTTGAGCGGGAAATTCGCTCGGCAGGAGAAGGGCGTAAAGGGGATTACCGTCCGCTTATTTTCCTTTTCACCGACGGCGCACCTACCGATGAATGGCGTGCGCCCCTAGCTACCTTGAAAACCCGCAAACTGGGGTCTTTTGTGGCGCTTGGCTGTGGCAACAACGTGAATGTCAATGTCTTGAAGGAAATTACCCCCGTTTGCTTGCTGATGTCGGATACAAGCGGAGATGCCATTCGGCAGTTCTTCCGTTGGGTGTCTTCCAGTATCCAAAAAACGAGCCAGCGCATCAACACAAAAGCAGAGGAAAACGGGTTGGAGATTGTCCCCCTCCCCCCAATCATCAAACGAATTGGGGATGGGTCGTAACCATGCCTGGGTGAGCCATGAACATCTACTTTCTTGCCGATATGCGGAATTGGGCAGAGCGCCCTGACCCAGAGGTTATCCTTTCGGTGGTTCAGGCGCGGCTTCGCTTTTCGGTGGGAATGCAGGCGCGGAGCATGGACGGGCGGTGGGCGGATCGCCTTCCGGCTGACTCTGATGCCTTTGTCTTTTTGTTGATCACCGCCGCCCCCGCCTCGAATTGGGTGGAACGCCTTCGGGTATGGCTGAATGGACCTGACGGGCGGGGGCGCCGCCTTTATGTTACTTATACGGATTCCATTCCTTACACGGTGATCCGCGAGATTACCTCCCTGACGAAAGATCAACCTCTCGCCCGCTCTCCCTATCGAATCGTCCAACAATCGGCTGCCGGCTTGGAACACGCCGCCCGCTGGATGGCGGAAGTTATTGAGGATAACCTTTCCGAATACTATACCGAGCGCGGCGGACGACAGCGAGAGACGCCCACACAGCGCTACGACGCCTATCAGCCCGCGCATGATGAGTATGCCCTTGATGGTGTAGGGACGAGGCATGTGCCGCCGCTTTCCCCCCTTCCACAAGCGCCGCACCCCGTCCGTGTGACGCCGACGCGCTGGCGCAACCTGCCGAGCAACCAGGGGGACTTGAACGCCTATCCCGATCAGTTCACCCTTTCCCTGCGCGGCACAGAGGATTACCAGATCGCTGCCGCCAGCCACCGTGGAAAAACGCACGCCCATCAGGGGACGTTTCGTGAGGATGCCGTTGCCGCCGTCGCCACTCGCTATTGGAACATCCTCGCCGTTGCCGATGGGGCGGGGTCAGCGCCATTGGCACGGATCGGCTCGAACCTTGCCGTGCGGGAAGCGGTAGCCGCGATGCGTAAGGCAATGCCCAACCCGCCCTCTCCCGATGATGTGGCACGCGCCATTTGGGAAGGCATTGATGCCGCTCACGACGCCGTAGAGGACTTTGCCCGTGCGCGGAACTTGCCCGTGAGCGATTTGCATACGACCCTACAATTGGTGATCCACGCCCCGCAGCGGCGCGGCTGCCTGATTGGGGTTGTTCATGTGGGGGATGGAATCAT from the Anaerolineales bacterium genome contains:
- a CDS encoding VWA domain-containing protein gives rise to the protein MDADQFVRRRPVYLLLDVSGSMQGAPIQAVQQGVIMIHNELMNNPHSIETVYLSVIVFGNSARQIVTLTSVESFTPPILTAGGSTALGASLTLLDQALEREIRSAGEGRKGDYRPLIFLFTDGAPTDEWRAPLATLKTRKLGSFVALGCGNNVNVNVLKEITPVCLLMSDTSGDAIRQFFRWVSSSIQKTSQRINTKAEENGLEIVPLPPIIKRIGDGS
- a CDS encoding protein phosphatase 2C domain-containing protein, which translates into the protein MNIYFLADMRNWAERPDPEVILSVVQARLRFSVGMQARSMDGRWADRLPADSDAFVFLLITAAPASNWVERLRVWLNGPDGRGRRLYVTYTDSIPYTVIREITSLTKDQPLARSPYRIVQQSAAGLEHAARWMAEVIEDNLSEYYTERGGRQRETPTQRYDAYQPAHDEYALDGVGTRHVPPLSPLPQAPHPVRVTPTRWRNLPSNQGDLNAYPDQFTLSLRGTEDYQIAAASHRGKTHAHQGTFREDAVAAVATRYWNILAVADGAGSAPLARIGSNLAVREAVAAMRKAMPNPPSPDDVARAIWEGIDAAHDAVEDFARARNLPVSDLHTTLQLVIHAPQRRGCLIGVVHVGDGIIVAEDVVGTYYNLTEPDTDPEDSGRTLFLTSAKVNVWKRRTIVYDFEQPIRLLAMMTDGLSGDLEASGEAFSTQLFEPLRQRVLCYPLRDRERALLEFISYERRGSFDDRTLLVLSLGD